GTTACCAGAGTTATGTAAACGTTCATACATCTGTCTGCCAAATCGCGCTTCCACCAAATGGTCGCGACTACCGTAAATTAATAAAGTTGGCGGTAAAGGGTGCGTCAGGTAATTTATCGGTGAAGCAATTTCATACTGATTAGGCAATTCTTCTACAGAACCACCAAGAAATGCTTTTAAAACAGCGCGGCTATTTATAGGATCGGGATTTGGCGGTGTTTTGTATCCTTCTGTTAAGTCAACAGGCCCGTAATAATTTACCACAGCACGGATGGGTGGTGCATCTGTTTGATAAGCCGCTAACATTGCTAGATGCGCTCCCGCAGAACGTCCTAAAAGTACCATACTTTCTGAATCAGCTTCATATTCAGCTGCATGTTTGCGAATAAAATTCAGGGCTGTACGCACATCATCTAACTGAGATGGAAACTGATATTGAGGGGCGTGTCGATAATCGATTGCAAATACCGTATATCCATGATTAGCAATATATTGATTAAACTCAGAATTGGCATGAGTATTGCCATATTGCCAAGCTCCACCATAAATTACTACTACTGCGGGATATTTCCCTATCTTTGAAGGTTGGTAAACTTCCATTTTTAAAGGCACTCCTCCAGGAGAAGCAAAGAGAATATCTTTTTGATAGCGCGTTTTACCTAATGGAATACCCCGAAAAAAATTAATTAAGTCAAAGGGATGGGTTTGCATTTTAGCCCTGACTGGGGGGGGAATTTGCTCTAGATAATTTGCTCCAAGCCCCTGTTTCATGGCTTTAGCCATCTGTATTTGAGTTGGTGGGATATTTATTAGCACCCATCCACAAATTAGTAATCCAATTAAACTGAAAATGCAAACTATACGTTGGATTGGACGGCGACGAATATAGAATAAAGACAACAATAAAAAGAGCAAATTTAATAAAAATAACCAAGGACTGATTTCTGGCGCTCCTACTGCTAACGTGAGTAAAAACATATTTGGAGCGGGAAGAATAATCCAAGAGCTAAGAATTAGACTGGCAAAACTGAGTAATAATGCCAGCCAGGATAAAAGTATTTTGGGTTTAGCAAACATAGATTAAAGTGCGGTATCCTTGGTAGGGACAATTCATGTAGACGCATTCGCGGAGCGTCTCCAAGAGTTGCGGCTTCCCGCAGGGTATTGTCCCTACGTCATTTTCGGAGATGTCTATTGTGAATTCTGGTGACAGCATAAATTATTGCTGTTGTATTTGCTTTTGTACCCAAATCCGAAAAGCTTTAAGGGTTGCATTTCTACCTGCTATTGTACTTTGCTCTAAATGTTGGGGAATTGCTTCAATTAGTGAGAATAGAGGAAAATTTAGGCTTTGCTGAGATTCTACATAATGTCCGTCTTGCAAAACATTAATTTGGAGCTTTCCTCGATCGAAACGCCAAAGTTCAGGCACTTTTAGCGCTTCATAAATATTAGGATGAGTGCGAGAAGTAATATCAATTTCTAGAGCTAAATCTGGAGGAGGATCTACTGCTAAATCTAGCCGCTTCTTGCCGCGAATCTTAGATTCATTTTTGATATAGAAACACTGATCGGGTTCTATACCTTGAGCCATCGCTTGGTTTTTGAAAGTGGTAGAACCAAGGCTGATGAACTCAGTACTCAACTCTTCCAAAAGAGCTTTGACTAAATCGCTAATAATTTCTTTGTCAAATTCATGTTCTGGCAGTGGTGCCATAATTTCCAGTATTCCCCGATCATAAGCAATTCGTGCTGCTCGGTGTTCTCCTAAATCCTCTAGAATTGCTTCTAATTCTTGCCAGGTTACATCTCGTAGCAGCACTCTTTGTCCTGGTGGAACATGGATGCGCTTTAATTCCAACAACATCATTTCCACTCCCAATAGCTGAAACCTAAATTTAGCTTACTCTAGTTGACTAATGCGCTGCGACAATTTTTGCTGCTTCATGGCTAGTGTATACTGGGGCGATCGCTCCAAAAAACCAGAGTAAAGAAAAAACCTCTGGAATTTCCAGAGGTTTTGGTTCCTGATTTAGTTTCTAGTTGTTACTCCAATTTGTCCTCAGTCATTTCCTGATAATCAAAAAAAATTATTTGAACAACAAGAACCCCGACTTTTCTAGGAAGTCGGGGTTCTGAACCTACGATTTTTTTATTTGGAAGTCCCTATATTGAGTCTCAACCTATCTACGCGATTAATTCTTCGCCTGTGGCTGCGAACCAGGAATCGTGACATCTATTGGTGTCACCTTTGCAGCTAGCTGTGTCAACGGTGGTTGAATGGCGCTTTGATTCCCCACTACTAAAGTCACAATTTTTTCTGGCTTGAGGTATTCTCGTGCTACCCGTTGCACATCAGCAGCCGTGGTGGCGGCGACGGCTTTTTGATAGCGAAAGAGAAAATCAGCAGGATAGCCGTAATATTCGTATCGCATCAACCGTGATAAGGTTTGGCTGGGGTCTTGAAAGTTGAATACAAAGGAGTTAAGTGTAGACTCTTTGGCATAAGCGAGTTCTTTTGCAGTCACTCTTTGAGTTTGGGTGCGTTTGATTTCAGCTTGTAAAGCTTTGACAAACTGGACGGTAGCATCCGATCGCGTTTGTCCACCAGCAACAAAGATGCCAGGATAATCGTAGCGGGGACTCCACTGCCCGTAGACAGAGTATGCTAAACCTTGACGCGATCGCAATTCATTAAATAAGCGTCCACCAAATCCATTTAACACCCCATTTAATACATCAAGTGCCGCATAATCGGGATTGTCGAAACGTCCGCCTAAATGTCCCAGAAGCACACTACTTTGCGTCAGTTGTGGCTGATTGACAAAAAAGACTCCACCTGTATTAGCTGCTAAAACCTTTGGTAATGTGGGTTTAGCAATACCTGGATTCCGCTGCCAATCACCAAACTTAGCTTGAATGAGCGATCGCATTTTCTTACTATCAAAATCGCCCACAATCCCCAAAATTATATTATTGGGGTGAAAATATTGTTGATAAAACTTGAGCAAATCCTCACGCTCAACCTTATCAACCGTTGCATACTCGATAGTGCGAGAGTATGGGCTATCTTTGCCATAGATCAATTTTTTAAATTCTCGATTAGCAATCCCATCTGGATTGTCATTACGACGAGCAATGCCACCCTTGGCTTGTGTCTTAGCTAAGTCTAGCTTTTCTTGAGCAAATACAGGCGATCGCAGCACCTCGGCAAACAGCCCAAACACCGTTTCTAAATCTTCGCTGAGTGCGTCAAAGCTAGCACCACCAGAAGCTTCACCAATACTAGCTTCTACAGATGCCGCTCGTTGTTCTAATATTTCGTTGAGTTCATCAGCCGAATGCTGCTTAGTTCCTCCAGTTCGCATTACCGCGCCTGTAAAACCAGCCAACCCAACTTTCTCCGGTGGTTCTAAGCGATTCCCTGTGCGTACAAAAGCCGTTCCATTCACCAACGGTAACTCATGATCCTCCATCAAATAGACAACCAAGCCATTTTGCAGCACAAACCGTTCATACTTAGGTAACTTAATCTCAGGTAGCGGTGGTAGTTGCAAGTCTGTATAATGCTTTGCCTCAGTCGTCGCCGCCAAAGAAAAATTACAAGTTAAAAGTAAACACGCAAAAACAGCAACCAAAGCATAAATTATCCCCTTCCCATTTTTGATTTTCAACGCCATCCGCCTTTTACTCTTCACCTTGTACCTTTGCATATCTCTCTTCCTTTGCGCCCTTTGCGCCTTCGCGGTTCGTTTCTCTTAAGCTTCTTTCGACAACAACTTCCCAATCGTGCGATTTTCTGGCGTAAACGTCTCCTTTGCCACCCGCTCAATATCAGTCGTCGTCACAGCTGCAATATCATCCAACTGCTTAAACAAATTCCGCCAAGAGCCAGTTTTCACCTCATATTCCAACAATTGTTGAGCCATCCCCATATTAGAATCGAGGGTACGTAACAAACTTGCCCGTGCTTGGGTTTTCACCCGTTCTAAATCAGCCGTCGCTACAGGCTCAGTTTTTAATTTGTCAATTTCTTGCCGCAAAGCCACCGCCAACTCATCAACTGTATGACCAGGAGCCGTGAGAGCATAGAAAAATATCAGGTTTGGGTACTTATCTCCAGGAAATCCGCTATAACCTTGGGCACTTAGCGCCAAACGCTGCTTTTCTACCAAAGACTTATATAGCCGTGACGTGCGTCCATCACTTAATAAACTGCCAATAATTTCATAGACTGCATTATCTGGATGAGTAATCGCCGGACGGTGATAACCTTCTAAATACCAGGGTTGAGAAGATAGCTGTAAAGTAACTTCCTGTGTTTGTTTTTGTGGCGGTTCCACCGGAATTTTTTCTACAGCTTTGGTTTTTGCTTGAAAGCGGCCAAAATAAGTTTGCGCCAGTTTTTTCACTTGAGCGGGATTGACATCTCCGACAATGGCAATAGTCAAATTACTTGGTACATAGTGAGTATCAAAAAAATTCTGGACATCTTCTGGTGTCAGATTGCGAATATCTTCGTCATAACCAATCACCGGACGCCTGTAGGGATGAACTTTGTAAGCCGTATCGATAAACTTTTCCACCATCAAGCCAATGGGTGAATTTTCCACCCGCATCCGTCGTTCTTCTAAAATTACATCTTTCTCTTTATAAAATTCACGACGAATTACCGGATCGAGAAATCGCTCCGACTCCAGCGACATCCAAAGTTCTAGCTTATTGGCAGGAAAGCTATAAAAATAACGAGTGGCTTCAGTAGAAGTATTGGCATTTAAACCTACGCCTCCCGCTTGTTCGACAATTTGACCCAATTCGTTTTGCTTGACTAGCTTGGCTGCTTGCGATTCCACTTGCTTAAACTCAGTTTCTAACCGAGCAACCTCAGCTTTTTTGCCATCGGCTTTCGCGGTTTTAATTTGGGCATTTAATTGCTCTAAGGCTTCTAGTAGCGGTTTTTCTTTTTTGTAGTCTTGTGTACCAATGCGCGTTGTACCTTTGAATGCCAAATGTTCCAAAAAGTGAGCTACACCTGTTTTGCCATCGGCCTCATCGACACCACCAACATTTGCGTATGTAAGAAAAGAAACCACAGGCGCTTGATGCCGTTCCAAGACGATGAATTTCAAACCATTGTCGAGGCGAAACTCCGTTAACTGCTTGATGACTCGATCTAGATAAGGTTGGATCGAACTTTGAACTGGCGGGGTTTGAGTTTTGGTTTCTTGAGGAGGGGGTGCTGTCTGAGTTTGAGCTAGAGCAACTTCTGGTAGCAATCCCCACGAGAAGATGATCCAAGTCAACAAAGCGATCGCCAACCGCCGCAATATGACAGATACTCGATCTGACCAATCCAAAATCCTCAATTTAAAATCCAAAATTGACCGACTGCTCTGGCTCATAAGCGAAAACTACGATAAAGTTACATTACCTAAACAACAGGATACTTAGCAAAAGAGCGTTAATCTTGTATTAAGCTTTCAGTGGCTCTTTATGCCTAAAGTTAGACAATAATGCTACAAATCCTGTTACGGATATCTAACCATAACTGTTATGCGAATTTTTAATTCTTCCCCACCTTCAGAAGCTCAGACGCGCACCCGAATTTTAGAGGCTGCACAACGGTTGTTTGCCTCTCAAGGATTTGATGGTACTACCACCCGCGATTTAGCACAACAAGCAGGTGTAGCTGAAGGCACTCTATTTCGTCATTTTCCCAATAAAAAAGCAATTTTGGTGGAAGTAGCCACAAGTGGCTGGGTAGAGATTCTTACAGATTTGCTCACAGAGTTAAGTGAAATGGGCAGCTATAAAGCCGTAGCGCAGGTGATGCGCCGCCGGATGTGGAATTTCCAAAAAAATGCCGATTTGATGCGTGTTTGTTTTATGGAGGTGCAGTTTCACCCCGATTTACGCGATCGCATTCAATTAGAAGTCATTACCAAAATGACTGATGTGGGCGAAGCATTCTTTCAAACAGCAATGGATAAAGGCATTTATCGTCAAGGGGACGCCAAGCTAGTTGCAAAAGTTTTCTTAGGAATGTTTGCGATCGCAGGTTTTTCTAACAACACCCTCATCGAGCCTGACGCGTCCCCTCAACAAATGCAGGAAATGGCCGAAGGACTTGCTGATATTTTCCTGAATGGTGTTTTAGCTAAAGAGTAGGGATTGGGGATTGGGGATTGTTTATTTCTCCCCCTGCCTCCCCTGCCTCCCCTGCCTCCTCTGCTCCCTTATCCCCCAGTCCCTAATGTTTTCGCTTGCTGACTCCACTGCTGTACTAGCTCAATTGCTGGACACAAATCTCGGCGCTGCATTGTGGCTACTTGCAAACGCATAATTTGTTGGTGCAATCTGTGAGTGGGAGTTTGAGCTAACTGCACCACAGAACCAATACCCGCATGAAGCAATAAACCACAATATTGTGTCCCGACGCTGGGAATACGCGCCAAGTCAGCTAAAGCCATCCATTTATTTACATACTGAAGATGAATTTGTAGTTTATTTGCTAACGCTAGTCTTGACTCTAGAGTTTTACCTTGTTTGAATAGCGCTACTGTGCTGCTAATTCCACAATTTTGCAGTTGAGATTGTTCTTCGTGGCTCAGTCCAGGTAATTGCTCAATTGGCCAATCACGAGATTGGATAAGACTTCTAACATCTTTTTGTTTAGCAGACATATTTAAAATTAAAATATTAGGCTTCTTTAAATATTGTGACACTCACTTCTTGGCAAGAGCGTACTTTTGCAATTCAGTGTTTGTATTGCCGTGCTATTTTAACTCAATCTTCTGCAATAGGATTGTTTCGCCTGACAATGCGATTGTTTCGCCTGACAATGCCATTGTTTCGCCTGACAATGCCATTGTTTCGACTAGCAATGCAATTGTTTCGCCTGACAATGCCATTGTTTTGCTTGACAATGCCATTGTTTCGATTAACAATGCGATTGTTTTGTCTGACAATACGATCGCATCGGCTTGCAAAAATGAATTAGTCTATGATATTCATGCGGTAATTAACTCGCCTCGCAGTACAGTTACCGCTTGTCCAGAGAGAAAGACGCGATCGCCTCCGTCATAATATACTTTCACCACACCACCGCGACTAGATGCCTGATAAGCCAAAAACTCATTTTTGTGCAAGCGATCGCGCCAGAAGGCAGCAAGGCAACAATGAGCCGCCCCAGTCACTGGGTCTTCATTAATACCTAATTTCGGTGCAAAGAAGCGCGAGACGAAATCGTATTCGGAATCAGAATTGGCGGTGCTAGTGACGATTACATCACCAATAGACAACGTTTTCAGGAGTTGGAAATTTGGCTGTACTTGTCGTACTAATTCTTCAGATTCTAATTCCACTAAATAGCCGAGGGAATTTTGGAAGACAGATTTGGATCGTACACCCAAAGCTTCACTAAGTTCTGGAGGTGCGATCGCTGCTTGTGAGTGATTCACAGGAAAATCTAATTCAATCCACTCACCTTGCAACTTTGCAATCAGCACTCCACTTTTGGTATAAAAACGCGCAATTTCATCAAGTAATAAATGTCCTTCTGACCAAAGTACATGGGCGCTAGCTAAAGTTGCATGACCACAAAGCGGTACTTCTACCGTGGGTGTAAACCAACGCAAATTGAAACCATCATCCTGTTTGACAAGAAAAGCCGTCTCAGATAAATTCATCTCTTGGGCCACGTTCTGCATCCAGCCTTCATTTTGGGGAGTAGGCAAAACACAGACAGCAGCAGGATTACCTGCAAAAGGTGTATTGGTAAAAGCATCAACTTGAGTAATAATTTGTCCCATTAGAGTCACTTCGCTTCGCTCACAATTCAAAATTTAAAATTTAAAATTCAAAATTAATGATCCCCATAAAGAAATTTAGACGTATGCTGGGTTACGCAAAACCCATTGGTGTCAACTTAAGCTAAAACTCCCTCCCTTAAAACCTCGTTTCCAGCCTTCGGTTGGAAATGCAACTCAAAAGTGGCTCTGCCGCCAGCAAGCGAGGCGGAGCCTCTAGGACGGCATTCCCAGTCGGAGACTGGGAACGAGACAATATCTAAAAGCTTTTACTAGGCTAGTTTTCACGTTAAGTTGATACCAATGCGAGCCTTGCTACGCCACTACGTTGTGTTAATCCAAATGAGAACCGCTATATACAGTACCTTATAAATTAGGAATATAATCTCCAAAAACTAGAGTCAATGTTAAAGCAAAACGAAAATATGAGGATAAAAATCTTCAGAAGCATCTTTGCTGCGGTCAACTTAGCGCTAATTTCTGGAGGATTAGTTAGCTGTGTTGTTGAAGTACCACAGCCACCTGTTCCAACTGAGCGACAAAAACCAGTCGTACAACCTAGCCAACAGCCTAAGCAGGCAAAGCAGAACGACAAAGATGATGATGACAAACATAGCGATCGCAAAAATGATCAAAAAGATGGCGATCGCAAGGATGATAAAAAAGATGACGATAAAGACGATAACGACTAAATAAAGGTAAAATCATCACCTTAAATTTATGCTTATCCCACAAACTTCTACTTCCCTCATCGAGACTTTACGCCGCCGCCGCCAACAATTAGCCAATCTCATTGATTTTCCAGTAATTCTGTGGTCAGGTAGCAACAATCCGCGCAACTTTCCGGCAAATTCCTTTCCGTTTCGTGCTAGCAGTCATTTCCTCTATTTTGCCGGACTGCCATTATCAAAGGCGGCAATTCGTTTAGAAGCAGGCAAGCTAGAATTATTCATCGACGATCCGTCACCCAGCAGCGCCCTTTGGCATGGAGAAACGCCAACGCGCGAGGAAATAGCCGAGAAGATTGGGGCGGATGTGGCAGGGCCAATGGCAGAATTAGAGTCTTGGGTAGAAAATGCCGCTACACTTGCTGCCCAAGATGCAGCGACTTGGACGCAGCAATCACAGATATTAAATAAATGGGTTTTACCACAAAGTCCTCCCCAAGGAATTGACTTGGAGTTAGCTAAGGCGATCGTTTCTCTCCGCCTGATCCATGATGATGCGGCATTAACCGAGTTGCGAAAAGCTGCTGCTGTGACTGTAGAAGCCCACAAAGCTGGGATGGCTGCAACACCCAAAGCCAAACTAGAAGCAGAAGTTCGGGCAGCGATGGAAGGGGTAATTATTGCTCACAATATGACTACCTCTTACAACAGTATTGTCACTGTTCACGGTGAAGTTTTGCATAACGAGCATTATCATCATAGTTTGCAACCAGGTGATTTACTACTTGCCGATGTTGGCGCTGAAACCGAGATGGGTTGGGCAGGTGATGTAACTCGCACGTGGCCAGTTTCAGGTAAGTTTTCATCTACCCAAAGAGATATTTATAATGTGGTGTTGGCAGCCCATGATGCCTGCATTGCCAAAATACAGCCTGGTGTAGAGTATGGGGATATTCATTTACTAGCAGCTACAGCGATCGCAGAAGGTTTAGTAGAGTTAGGTATTTTACAAGGAAATCCCCAAGATTTAGTAGAAATCGATGCCCACGCGCTGTTTTTCCCTCATGGTATCGGTCATCTACTGGGTTTAGATGTCCATGATATGGAAGATTTAGGCGATTTAGCAGGGTATGAAGAGGGACGTTCGAGGAGCGATCGCTTTGGCTTAAGCTACCTCCGTTTAAATCGTCCCCTGCGTCCAGGAATGTTAGTCACAATTGAGCCTGGTTTTTATCAAGTACCAGCAATTTTAAATGATGCCAACGTCCGTTCAAAATATCAGAGTGTGGTGAATTGGCAGCGTTTATCTGAATTTGCCGATGTCCGCGGAATTCGCATTGAAGATGATGTTTTAGTTACTACAGAAGGCAGCGAAGTTTTAACAGCCGCATTACCAAACAATGCCGATGCTGTGGAAAATCTAGTCAATGGCTGAGTCCATGTGAGACTGCGCCAAACCCTTTTAACTTCTCTCTCTCTTTCTTTGTGTCCTTTGCGCCTTTGCGGTTCGTTTTTCTTGATTATGCTTAACTCGACTTTATCCATTTACTTCGCAACGCGATACTCCTGCGGAGTCGTTGCACGAACGCTTAAGCTGAAACCTCTGTAATTTATGGGTATTATCTTTTTACTTTTTACTTTTTAAACTCATGGCAAGATGCTCACCCTATAGGCAATACGCTTGGGTTAAGAGCTAATGGCAACAATTTTGGGTTTTCGAGACGCGATAAATCGCCGTCTCTACAAGTGTTTTGTTGCTCATTCTGAACTGTATTGCCCAATAAGGTACAGACTTCTGAGATTTGGCGGAATATTCGAGTGGATAGTTACTGTGATTTCAACTAACTGCCAACAGTTATTGTTGAATCTGCTGTTTCCTTTTCAGAATTTTCCGCATTGTCAACCTCAAGACTTCGGAGTAGTTCTCGAATGACATCTGTTGCTGGCCTTCCTGTCAAAGCACAGTAGCATTCAAGTTTCTTCATTTCCTCGGTTGTGAGATTTACTGTCAGTCGTTTAACAGCCCATTTTTTTTTCATGATCCTTTTTTGTCTTTAATATGTTGCTTTTTATCAAAATCACCAAATCATTAGGATTATTCCCGTAGTGCATAGCCTACACCACGGACTGTATGAATCAAACGCTTTTCATTATTTTCTTCCAACTTGAGTCGCAGATAACGAATATAAACCTCAATAATATTAGAATCACCCATAAAATCGTAACCCCAAACTTTCTCTAAAATTTGATCTCTAGTAAACACTTGACGGGGATGTGAAAGGAGATATTCTAATAAGTCAAACTCTTTTGCTGTTAACTCAATGCTTCGTTTCTCCCGAAATACTTCACGGGTGCGGCGATTTAAGCTTAAATCTTCAAATCGCAACAAATCCTCGTCTGTTTCTTGGGTGCGGCGGAGATGGGCGCGAATTCTAGCTAGTAGTTCCTCAATGCTGAAAGGTTTAACAACATAATCATCGGCTCCTGCATCTAATCCTGCCACGCGATCGCTCACTTCATCTTTTGCTGTCAACAAAATCACTGGTACTGTACTCCCTGTTGCTCGCAAACGGCGACAAATTTCCAAACCTGTCAAGCCTGGAAGCATCCAATCCAGAATCGCTAAATCTGGTGATGAGTCTCTGGCTAAGGTTAAACCAGCAATACCATCATGGGCTACGCTAACTTTGTATCCTTCGCTACTAAGTTCTAATTCGACAAATCGCGCCAGTTTGACTTCATCTTCCACCAAAAGGATATGTGCTGTCATATTTTTGCTCCTAAAATAGGTAAGTAATGTCAAAATTCACAACAAAAATTTTCTGTCATACACACTATGTCTGCAATCAAATCAAGAAGTCGAGAATCTAAGTCTTTCAATTTTCATAAATCAGATATAAATGCTATATAGCAATCCTAAATGAGTCACGAACTAAAAGATCCCCGACTTCTTGAAGAAGTCGGGGATCTGATCCTCTCGGTGGAGAGCAAATCAGATCGGACTGCTATATGTAGGTAAACTGATTGTAAATATACTACCTTCCCCTAATTTAGATTGCACGCTGACACTACCCCCCATCCCTTCTATAAGTGTTTTGACAATCGATAAACCCAAACCACAACCCCCAGTAGTATGAGAGCGAGATTCATCTACACGGTAAAACCTCTCAAATATCCGTGCTTGGTGTTGTAAAGGAATGCCATAGCCTTTGTCACAAACTTGAATAATTGCCTTGTCTTGAACCTGATTTAACTTAAAAATTATCTGTGTATCAGCTTCAGAATACTTAACAGCATTATCAATTAAGTTTAATAACACTTGTTTGAGGCGACTGTAGTCTGCTTTAATCTCAATTGGATAAATCTTTGACTCGATTGTAATTGTGCGATCGCTATATTTTTCTGCCATCATTACAACTTCTTCAACCAATTCATTGAGTACATAAGATTTCATCTGAAAGTATAAATAACCACTATCGGCTCGTGCCAAATCAAGTAAATCTTGCAACAAGCGGATAGTGCGTTCAGCTTCTGATGCCGCAGTTTCTAAAGCTTCTTGCTGGGTTTGGGTTAAGTTACTCTGCCTTCGTAAGACGCTTTGCAAATAACCATGTACAATTGTCAAAGGTGTGCGTAGCTCATGAGAAACATTACTCACAAATTCTCGCTCTTGCTCCCATGATTGGGAGAGGCGTGATAACAACATGTTTAAAGTTTGAGCTAGTTCTTTAACTTCGCTGGGTGCATTATCAAGATATAGCTGTGCTTGTCCTAAATCTTCAGCAGAAATCACAGAAGTCATTTGATTTAGCTGGCGTAGGGGTTGCAGAGAACGTTTGATATAAAGTGCGATCGCAGCAGTTAAAATAATAATTGCCAAAATACTAGTAATACCTAAATTCTGCACCATTCCCACAAACATTTTCTGTTCGCGGGTAATATCCTTGACTACAAATAACTCACCGATAAACTTCCCCTGCACTTGCACAGAACTACCACATAAAACAAAAGAGCTTTGATTTATTTTGTAAACTTGTGCTTTAATCGGCATCTTAGTCAGGGACATTAACTCAGTAACCGTAGTATCAGATAATAAATTTAAATTAGCAGATTTTACTAAAATTTTATTATCAGAACTTTTTAGCCATAATAATGTGTCGGTATTTCCCAAATTATTAATAGCCTTTTGCAACCCAGTTTCAGGCTGCATCATTTCACTATAAATTTGCACATCTTGCGGTAAGCGCTTGGCAATTTGTTCTATATTATATTTATGACTATCAACTAAAATTTGCTGCATTTTCCAGC
This Nostoc sp. C052 DNA region includes the following protein-coding sequences:
- a CDS encoding alpha/beta hydrolase; this translates as MFAKPKILLSWLALLLSFASLILSSWIILPAPNMFLLTLAVGAPEISPWLFLLNLLFLLLSLFYIRRRPIQRIVCIFSLIGLLICGWVLINIPPTQIQMAKAMKQGLGANYLEQIPPPVRAKMQTHPFDLINFFRGIPLGKTRYQKDILFASPGGVPLKMEVYQPSKIGKYPAVVVIYGGAWQYGNTHANSEFNQYIANHGYTVFAIDYRHAPQYQFPSQLDDVRTALNFIRKHAAEYEADSESMVLLGRSAGAHLAMLAAYQTDAPPIRAVVNYYGPVDLTEGYKTPPNPDPINSRAVLKAFLGGSVEELPNQYEIASPINYLTHPLPPTLLIYGSRDHLVEARFGRQMYERLHNSGNTAVFLEIPWAEHAFDAVFNGVSNQLALYYTERFLAWALFKH
- a CDS encoding Uma2 family endonuclease codes for the protein MLLELKRIHVPPGQRVLLRDVTWQELEAILEDLGEHRAARIAYDRGILEIMAPLPEHEFDKEIISDLVKALLEELSTEFISLGSTTFKNQAMAQGIEPDQCFYIKNESKIRGKKRLDLAVDPPPDLALEIDITSRTHPNIYEALKVPELWRFDRGKLQINVLQDGHYVESQQSLNFPLFSLIEAIPQHLEQSTIAGRNATLKAFRIWVQKQIQQQ
- a CDS encoding M16 family metallopeptidase, yielding MALKIKNGKGIIYALVAVFACLLLTCNFSLAATTEAKHYTDLQLPPLPEIKLPKYERFVLQNGLVVYLMEDHELPLVNGTAFVRTGNRLEPPEKVGLAGFTGAVMRTGGTKQHSADELNEILEQRAASVEASIGEASGGASFDALSEDLETVFGLFAEVLRSPVFAQEKLDLAKTQAKGGIARRNDNPDGIANREFKKLIYGKDSPYSRTIEYATVDKVEREDLLKFYQQYFHPNNIILGIVGDFDSKKMRSLIQAKFGDWQRNPGIAKPTLPKVLAANTGGVFFVNQPQLTQSSVLLGHLGGRFDNPDYAALDVLNGVLNGFGGRLFNELRSRQGLAYSVYGQWSPRYDYPGIFVAGGQTRSDATVQFVKALQAEIKRTQTQRVTAKELAYAKESTLNSFVFNFQDPSQTLSRLMRYEYYGYPADFLFRYQKAVAATTAADVQRVAREYLKPEKIVTLVVGNQSAIQPPLTQLAAKVTPIDVTIPGSQPQAKN
- a CDS encoding pitrilysin family protein encodes the protein MSQSSRSILDFKLRILDWSDRVSVILRRLAIALLTWIIFSWGLLPEVALAQTQTAPPPQETKTQTPPVQSSIQPYLDRVIKQLTEFRLDNGLKFIVLERHQAPVVSFLTYANVGGVDEADGKTGVAHFLEHLAFKGTTRIGTQDYKKEKPLLEALEQLNAQIKTAKADGKKAEVARLETEFKQVESQAAKLVKQNELGQIVEQAGGVGLNANTSTEATRYFYSFPANKLELWMSLESERFLDPVIRREFYKEKDVILEERRMRVENSPIGLMVEKFIDTAYKVHPYRRPVIGYDEDIRNLTPEDVQNFFDTHYVPSNLTIAIVGDVNPAQVKKLAQTYFGRFQAKTKAVEKIPVEPPQKQTQEVTLQLSSQPWYLEGYHRPAITHPDNAVYEIIGSLLSDGRTSRLYKSLVEKQRLALSAQGYSGFPGDKYPNLIFFYALTAPGHTVDELAVALRQEIDKLKTEPVATADLERVKTQARASLLRTLDSNMGMAQQLLEYEVKTGSWRNLFKQLDDIAAVTTTDIERVAKETFTPENRTIGKLLSKEA
- a CDS encoding TetR/AcrR family transcriptional regulator, which translates into the protein MRIFNSSPPSEAQTRTRILEAAQRLFASQGFDGTTTRDLAQQAGVAEGTLFRHFPNKKAILVEVATSGWVEILTDLLTELSEMGSYKAVAQVMRRRMWNFQKNADLMRVCFMEVQFHPDLRDRIQLEVITKMTDVGEAFFQTAMDKGIYRQGDAKLVAKVFLGMFAIAGFSNNTLIEPDASPQQMQEMAEGLADIFLNGVLAKE
- a CDS encoding DUF4332 domain-containing protein → MSAKQKDVRSLIQSRDWPIEQLPGLSHEEQSQLQNCGISSTVALFKQGKTLESRLALANKLQIHLQYVNKWMALADLARIPSVGTQYCGLLLHAGIGSVVQLAQTPTHRLHQQIMRLQVATMQRRDLCPAIELVQQWSQQAKTLGTGG
- a CDS encoding PhzF family phenazine biosynthesis protein, encoding MGQIITQVDAFTNTPFAGNPAAVCVLPTPQNEGWMQNVAQEMNLSETAFLVKQDDGFNLRWFTPTVEVPLCGHATLASAHVLWSEGHLLLDEIARFYTKSGVLIAKLQGEWIELDFPVNHSQAAIAPPELSEALGVRSKSVFQNSLGYLVELESEELVRQVQPNFQLLKTLSIGDVIVTSTANSDSEYDFVSRFFAPKLGINEDPVTGAAHCCLAAFWRDRLHKNEFLAYQASSRGGVVKVYYDGGDRVFLSGQAVTVLRGELITA
- a CDS encoding aminopeptidase P family protein; translation: MLIPQTSTSLIETLRRRRQQLANLIDFPVILWSGSNNPRNFPANSFPFRASSHFLYFAGLPLSKAAIRLEAGKLELFIDDPSPSSALWHGETPTREEIAEKIGADVAGPMAELESWVENAATLAAQDAATWTQQSQILNKWVLPQSPPQGIDLELAKAIVSLRLIHDDAALTELRKAAAVTVEAHKAGMAATPKAKLEAEVRAAMEGVIIAHNMTTSYNSIVTVHGEVLHNEHYHHSLQPGDLLLADVGAETEMGWAGDVTRTWPVSGKFSSTQRDIYNVVLAAHDACIAKIQPGVEYGDIHLLAATAIAEGLVELGILQGNPQDLVEIDAHALFFPHGIGHLLGLDVHDMEDLGDLAGYEEGRSRSDRFGLSYLRLNRPLRPGMLVTIEPGFYQVPAILNDANVRSKYQSVVNWQRLSEFADVRGIRIEDDVLVTTEGSEVLTAALPNNADAVENLVNG
- a CDS encoding CopG family transcriptional regulator; translated protein: MKKKWAVKRLTVNLTTEEMKKLECYCALTGRPATDVIRELLRSLEVDNAENSEKETADSTITVGS